In Puntigrus tetrazona isolate hp1 chromosome 15, ASM1883169v1, whole genome shotgun sequence, the DNA window TATGCAGACTGGTCTTCATAGTTGACATCATCTGGAGAATTCTCATTCATCTGTCTGAGAGCTTGAATACGAGACTTCACTCCTGACTTGCGAAACAGACCAACCTAAGAAACAGGAGACCATTTTATATGGAAAATGGAAATTGGTCTCTACATtaactttatttactttattttaaggtcaaaTACTATGAAATACTGTTTTCAGATTGTCCCAGATTTGTATACAGTTCTATTTTTGATCTGATGACTCTAGCTAACCTGATCGAGGCACTGGCTCCTGAGGTATCGCAAAGCCTGCTGGATACCAAGAGGTAAAGGTTGACCGAATCGTTGCACATGCACTATCAGTGGAACCCCGAAAACATTCTTATCCTTATAGTCTGGAACCTTCATCCTCTTCATAAACTTTGGCACAGACCTGAGAGATACAAAACTTCATGGTTACAAAATTATGTGTGGGGCTTTTATACAATATAAGCTAGTAAAGTCatcaatacaataataatactctGTATGAACAGTGAAATTTTCATCATAATTTTAAACAGCAGGGTGCAGTAACAATAATGACCAGTAGAGAGCGAATGGATTCATGCTCACTAGCATTTACTTACTGCTAGCCCCTGTTGAGATTTAGgctacagtaaaacaataatataaaatctcaCAGGATTTTTCCAGCAGATTCTTACCAGGTCCAGCCATGTTTGTTGGACATGGAGTACTTCTCCATAATAGCAGTGAGTCGGAGCAAGGAAAATTTCTGTAGCAAGCTAAGCTGGGCCTCAGATTGGCTGGTGATCTGGAGAGAGGCGACCGAATGGCTGAGGCGGTTGGAAATCTGGAAGCTGGGCCATCGCAAGCTAAACAAAGAGCAGGGAACTATGTTAAGGCTTCAAACCTGGGGCAAGTTAGTCAGTCAACCAATCCTATCCAAACTTTATAGTTCTGATTCCAACACAATTAGCATAGCATTGTTAGCTTTAAATCTTACCGTCTCGGTCTGGTAAGAGAAGCACCAACACCGGAGTCTCTCCTTTCCCTCATTCCTGCCGTTTCTGTTTCATTAAGTGACACCCCATCCCTTTCTACATCACTGGGGGTTGCCTGATCCTCTATCACAGACTGTCCCTCAAAATCCAATGTGATCTGGCTGGATGATTGCAGGTCACCTTGCCTTTCATCAACAAGATTAACTCGCACCTTCCCTGCGTTTTCACTATTGGGCAAAACATTCTTGGACCAGTGGTCCACAATCTGCTGCAGGCCATTAACATGCTGCAGAATATCATCCAAATGCGGAAAAAGGTCTTCCTTTTCCAAGTCTATGAGGTCGCCAGTGCTGGCATAGAGGTGCGAGCCAGGTACGTTGTCGTAAATGCTGATCCGACTACCTCGAGTGCAACACTGTGTGACAGGTCGAGCTTCTTTGATGCTAGGTGGACGCTGGACATCAGAGTCTATGCTTGCCGAGTGCCAGTTGATGGAGGTTGCCGTCGAGGGTGAAAGACTCTCGATTGACAGAGCTTTGGGAAAGGTTCCAGGCTTGTGATCTTTAGGGATATGCACCACAAGGTCCTCATAGGAGCGGAACTCATTGCGTCGGTTCTGCTCAGCCACTCGCTTACCCTGGATAAGACTAGAAAACACATCCAAGTCCTCCAGGTACATCCCACTGCGCTTGTGATCAGCCCTGTGGATGTTGCGCTCCTTCATGTTTGGCGTACTAACAGCACTCCCACTGGACTGGCTGCTGCTACCTTCGCTGCTAGACTGGGAGGGCAACCCCATGCCGGAAGGTGGGTCCCCCAGACGCATGTCTCCATTGATGATCTCCACACAGCGGAGAGTTTTCACAGCCTCGGGTTCTTGTTGGAGAACCGGGGCACTTATAACAAGACTCCTGTTCCCTCCACCTCCCATCGCTCCCCGTGACTGCAACGCTTCCATACGGCGCAAAAACTCTTTAGCTCGAGTCCGTCCTCGCTTGCCATGCTTTACAGGCAGCGAACCATAGCTCGAAAGTTCTGAAGAGAGATGGGCTACACCTAGTGACGTGTGGTCAGGCATGGCTGCAGAGTCTGAGCAGGTGTGGTGTGAGCTGTCAGAGTCTTCTGCGCTGTGTCCACGAACGCCACCGCTGCTCTCGCTGTGGAGGGAAGAGATCTCCGGCTCGCTCAAGTCTGTCAGGATGCTCTCGCTGCTGGTAGTTGTCCGCAGGGCAGAGTTTTCCCCTGGGTTCTTGTTCTCCACGCCCCTCAACAGGCAATTGATGTCTTGTAGCCTGGACCAGCGGCGACTGCTCCATTCAAAGGTCCATTTATCACTGATGGCAAAGAGGTCATCTTCATCTGAGTCTTCGCTCTGTAGGTTAACAAGGAAATGCGTAAAtatgcctttatttttattgccatATCTTTTACTGCATAAGCAATTCAACTTGAGACTTGAATACCATCACAATCCTTTGAGAAAACTTTCTTtcactgtctctttttttcctttttccttccCCACAATCCAGAACCCCCAGAGGTAACAGTTTAGATTCACTCAAATgggtttttcatgttttcaaagGGCACATTC includes these proteins:
- the stard13b gene encoding stAR-related lipid transfer protein 13 isoform X4; translation: MKVSQIEAKEACDWLRAAGFPQYAQLFEDSQFPIDISPVKKDHDFLDKDLVEPLCRRLNTLNKCASMKLDVNLPKKKSEDSDEDDLFAISDKWTFEWSSRRWSRLQDINCLLRGVENKNPGENSALRTTTSSESILTDLSEPEISSLHSESSGGVRGHSAEDSDSSHHTCSDSAAMPDHTSLGVAHLSSELSSYGSLPVKHGKRGRTRAKEFLRRMEALQSRGAMGGGGNRSLVISAPVLQQEPEAVKTLRCVEIINGDMRLGDPPSGMGLPSQSSSEGSSSQSSGSAVSTPNMKERNIHRADHKRSGMYLEDLDVFSSLIQGKRVAEQNRRNEFRSYEDLVVHIPKDHKPGTFPKALSIESLSPSTATSINWHSASIDSDVQRPPSIKEARPVTQCCTRGSRISIYDNVPGSHLYASTGDLIDLEKEDLFPHLDDILQHVNGLQQIVDHWSKNVLPNSENAGKVRVNLVDERQGDLQSSSQITLDFEGQSVIEDQATPSDVERDGVSLNETETAGMRERRDSGVGASLTRPRRLRWPSFQISNRLSHSVASLQITSQSEAQLSLLQKFSLLRLTAIMEKYSMSNKHGWTWSVPKFMKRMKVPDYKDKNVFGVPLIVHVQRFGQPLPLGIQQALRYLRSQCLDQVGLFRKSGVKSRIQALRQMNENSPDDVNYEDQSAYDVADMVKQFFRDLPEPLLTSKLGETFLHIYQYVPKEQRLQAVQAAIMLMSDENREVLQTLLCFLSDVTSSVQENQMTPMNIAVCLAPSLFHLNILKKDNLAPKAMQMQKKYAAGRPDQKDLNENLAATQGLAHMITECNRLFEIPHEVVTQSRNSYVEAELQAPTIEELCKRQHQEEEGEDEGSWPAFMEARLQSLLKESREKAKGWVSCQSTGNTELSYKKVGDGNPLRRWRVSVEVEAPPSVVLNRVLRERHLWDVDLMNWKVCEGLDRQTEVFQYVLNCMPPHPSRDFVVLRSWRTDLPRGTCSLVSVSIEHEDCPPIGGIRAIVMESNYLLEPCGSGKSRLTHICRVDLKGRTPEWYNKAFGHLCAAEAARIRNSFQPIHTEGPETKI
- the stard13b gene encoding stAR-related lipid transfer protein 13 isoform X3; protein product: MTAKRKSLTLTLRRSFSEQLRESTSKAWDLLWKSVRERRLAEIEAKEACDWLRAAGFPQYAQLFEDSQFPIDISPVKKDHDFLDKDLVEPLCRRLNTLNKCASMKLDVNLPKKKSEDSDEDDLFAISDKWTFEWSSRRWSRLQDINCLLRGVENKNPGENSALRTTTSSESILTDLSEPEISSLHSESSGGVRGHSAEDSDSSHHTCSDSAAMPDHTSLGVAHLSSELSSYGSLPVKHGKRGRTRAKEFLRRMEALQSRGAMGGGGNRSLVISAPVLQQEPEAVKTLRCVEIINGDMRLGDPPSGMGLPSQSSSEGSSSQSSGSAVSTPNMKERNIHRADHKRSGMYLEDLDVFSSLIQGKRVAEQNRRNEFRSYEDLVVHIPKDHKPGTFPKALSIESLSPSTATSINWHSASIDSDVQRPPSIKEARPVTQCCTRGSRISIYDNVPGSHLYASTGDLIDLEKEDLFPHLDDILQHVNGLQQIVDHWSKNVLPNSENAGKVRVNLVDERQGDLQSSSQITLDFEGQSVIEDQATPSDVERDGVSLNETETAGMRERRDSGVGASLTRPRRLRWPSFQISNRLSHSVASLQITSQSEAQLSLLQKFSLLRLTAIMEKYSMSNKHGWTWSVPKFMKRMKVPDYKDKNVFGVPLIVHVQRFGQPLPLGIQQALRYLRSQCLDQVGLFRKSGVKSRIQALRQMNENSPDDVNYEDQSAYDVADMVKQFFRDLPEPLLTSKLGETFLHIYQYVPKEQRLQAVQAAIMLMSDENREVLQTLLCFLSDVTSSVQENQMTPMNIAVCLAPSLFHLNILKKDNLAPKAMQMQKKYAAGRPDQKDLNENLAATQGLAHMITECNRLFEIPHEVVTQSRNSYVEAELQAPTIEELCKRQHQEEEGEDEGSWPAFMEARLQSLLKESREKAKGWVSCQSTGNTELSYKKVGDGNPLRRWRVSVEVEAPPSVVLNRVLRERHLWDVDLMNWKVCEGLDRQTEVFQYVLNCMPPHPSRDFVVLRSWRTDLPRGTCSLVSVSIEHEDCPPIGGIRAIVMESNYLLEPCGSGKSRLTHICRVDLKGRTPEWYNKAFGHLCAAEAARIRNSFQPIHTEGPETKI
- the stard13b gene encoding stAR-related lipid transfer protein 13 isoform X2, which gives rise to MYRELPRTESSECLGNMTPETQDIYLRMDHLRRRSGYRLGRIIARQQLLNRIAAEIEAKEACDWLRAAGFPQYAQLFEDSQFPIDISPVKKDHDFLDKDLVEPLCRRLNTLNKCASMKLDVNLPKKKSEDSDEDDLFAISDKWTFEWSSRRWSRLQDINCLLRGVENKNPGENSALRTTTSSESILTDLSEPEISSLHSESSGGVRGHSAEDSDSSHHTCSDSAAMPDHTSLGVAHLSSELSSYGSLPVKHGKRGRTRAKEFLRRMEALQSRGAMGGGGNRSLVISAPVLQQEPEAVKTLRCVEIINGDMRLGDPPSGMGLPSQSSSEGSSSQSSGSAVSTPNMKERNIHRADHKRSGMYLEDLDVFSSLIQGKRVAEQNRRNEFRSYEDLVVHIPKDHKPGTFPKALSIESLSPSTATSINWHSASIDSDVQRPPSIKEARPVTQCCTRGSRISIYDNVPGSHLYASTGDLIDLEKEDLFPHLDDILQHVNGLQQIVDHWSKNVLPNSENAGKVRVNLVDERQGDLQSSSQITLDFEGQSVIEDQATPSDVERDGVSLNETETAGMRERRDSGVGASLTRPRRLRWPSFQISNRLSHSVASLQITSQSEAQLSLLQKFSLLRLTAIMEKYSMSNKHGWTWSVPKFMKRMKVPDYKDKNVFGVPLIVHVQRFGQPLPLGIQQALRYLRSQCLDQVGLFRKSGVKSRIQALRQMNENSPDDVNYEDQSAYDVADMVKQFFRDLPEPLLTSKLGETFLHIYQYVPKEQRLQAVQAAIMLMSDENREVLQTLLCFLSDVTSSVQENQMTPMNIAVCLAPSLFHLNILKKDNLAPKAMQMQKKYAAGRPDQKDLNENLAATQGLAHMITECNRLFEIPHEVVTQSRNSYVEAELQAPTIEELCKRQHQEEEGEDEGSWPAFMEARLQSLLKESREKAKGWVSCQSTGNTELSYKKVGDGNPLRRWRVSVEVEAPPSVVLNRVLRERHLWDVDLMNWKVCEGLDRQTEVFQYVLNCMPPHPSRDFVVLRSWRTDLPRGTCSLVSVSIEHEDCPPIGGIRAIVMESNYLLEPCGSGKSRLTHICRVDLKGRTPEWYNKAFGHLCAAEAARIRNSFQPIHTEGPETKI